The DNA segment GGGGCTTCTTCGTCTCGCGGCAGGCGACTTCGGACGCGACGACATCGAGCTTCACGCGGGTGAGCATGGCGCGGATGTCGGCGGGCGAGAAGCCGGGGTGGCGCTCGCCGTAGGGCACGGTGATCTCCCGCTGCTGGTGCGCGTCGAGCGACAGGACGACCACCCTGCCGCCCGGGCGGAGCACGCGGGCGCACTCTTCCAGCGCCCGCGGCGGGTCCTCGGCATAGGTCAGCGTGTGAAACACGAGGACCGAGTCGAAGGAGGCGTCTCCGAACGGCAGAGCGTGGACATCCGCGACCTGGACGTGGACGTGGGGCTGGGTCGAGAACCGCTCTCTCGCGGCCTCGATCATCCGGCTGCTCGAGTCGACGCAGGTGAGCGAGCGGCAGTAAGGCGCGAGCGCGCTGGCCGCCGCGCCGTCGCCCGATCCGACGTCGAGGACGTCGCCGAGGCGGAGCAACGCGGCGATGCCGACCGCGAGCGACTGCCACGTCCGGCCCGGGGAGTAGTGCCGCTCCATCTCGCCGGCGAAGGACTCGGGGAGGCCGCCGCGCCGCTCGGCGTCGAGCTCCAGGAGGCGCCGCTGGTCGCCTTCCAGCGTCGGGTCGGGCGACTTCGTGGCCTCATCGAGGAGGGCCTTCGCGGTCCCGGGCAGGGTATCGAGCGCGAGCGCATAGAACGACTGCGGGCCCTGGCGCCGATCCCGGACGAACCCCGCCTCGCGGAGCCGCC comes from the Sorangium aterium genome and includes:
- a CDS encoding ArsR/SmtB family transcription factor; translated protein: MSLSEYIETLNLLGDESRIRLCVLLRERELRVTDLVRVTGIAQSRVSTHLGRLREAGFVRDRRQGPQSFYALALDTLPGTAKALLDEATKSPDPTLEGDQRRLLELDAERRGGLPESFAGEMERHYSPGRTWQSLAVGIAALLRLGDVLDVGSGDGAAASALAPYCRSLTCVDSSSRMIEAARERFSTQPHVHVQVADVHALPFGDASFDSVLVFHTLTYAEDPPRALEECARVLRPGGRVVVLSLDAHQQREITVPYGERHPGFSPADIRAMLTRVKLDVVASEVACRETKKPHFQVVLAIADKPTPCPSKSAKRG